A DNA window from Chryseobacterium sp. MEBOG06 contains the following coding sequences:
- a CDS encoding DUF308 domain-containing protein — MLLFLFFLYFCYMMFNWLSLLTGLFYIVLGIVVIVYKFFFTILEPAIAYALGGVLILYGVFRIYRAISKIKKSRHEE; from the coding sequence ATGCTTCTCTTTTTATTTTTTTTGTATTTTTGTTACATGATGTTCAATTGGTTATCCCTCCTTACGGGATTGTTTTATATCGTTTTAGGAATTGTAGTCATTGTCTACAAATTCTTTTTTACTATTTTGGAACCTGCTATTGCTTATGCATTAGGTGGAGTACTGATCCTATATGGTGTATTTAGGATTTACAGGGCTATCTCCAAAATTAAAAAATCGAGACATGAAGAATAG
- the bshB1 gene encoding bacillithiol biosynthesis deacetylase BshB1 → MKTDILAFGAHPDDVELGCGGTIAKMVSEGKKCVVVDLTRGELGTRGTDETRKAEAGDAAKILGLSARENLGMKDGFLVNSEEYQMRIVKMIRKYRPEIVLANAIDDRHPDHAKGAKLVSDACFLSGLRKIETVEEGKIQEVWRPKHVFHYIQWKDIKPEFVIDISEHLDKKLEACMAYKTQFYDPSSKEPETPITTKDFYESLTYRAQDLGRLSGVTYAEGFTSEKLISLKNFDGIVW, encoded by the coding sequence ATGAAAACAGATATACTTGCTTTTGGAGCACATCCTGATGATGTAGAACTGGGATGTGGAGGAACTATTGCTAAAATGGTTTCTGAAGGAAAAAAATGTGTTGTGGTAGATCTCACGAGAGGAGAGCTCGGGACAAGAGGTACAGATGAGACAAGAAAAGCAGAAGCAGGTGACGCTGCCAAGATTTTAGGGCTTTCCGCAAGAGAGAACCTTGGAATGAAAGATGGCTTTCTTGTCAATTCTGAAGAATACCAAATGAGAATCGTAAAAATGATTCGCAAATACAGGCCAGAAATCGTCTTAGCTAATGCTATTGATGATAGACATCCAGACCATGCAAAAGGAGCGAAATTAGTGTCGGATGCGTGCTTTTTGTCCGGACTGAGAAAAATTGAAACGGTGGAAGAAGGAAAAATTCAGGAAGTGTGGAGACCGAAGCATGTTTTTCATTATATTCAGTGGAAAGATATCAAACCGGAATTTGTAATTGACATTTCGGAACATCTTGATAAAAAACTGGAGGCTTGTATGGCTTACAAAACTCAATTTTATGATCCATCTTCTAAAGAACCGGAAACGCCAATTACCACAAAAGACTTTTATGAAAGCTTAACTTATCGTGCACAGGATTTGGGGAGATTGTCGGGAGTGACTTATGCTGAGGGATTTACGTCTGAAAAGCTAATTTCTTTGAAAAATTTTGACGGAATTGTTTGGTAG
- a CDS encoding ExbD/TolR family protein encodes MARVKPKRHGVVTDMTAMCDVAFLLLTFFILTTQFKKPDVEQIKPPSSISEKLLPDASLMTINATPDGKFYFQPVENASERVALLDKMGQKYGITFDNNQKAAFQKVQAIGVPMNQLKGYLDMPADEQKNYKSPTGIPMDSTNKQLIDWVKESLSVNPDYKLAIKGDVTTQYPKVKGLFEGLRDIDFLKFWLITSQEGKPNE; translated from the coding sequence ATGGCGAGAGTCAAACCTAAAAGACATGGAGTAGTAACGGACATGACCGCAATGTGTGACGTTGCGTTCCTACTTCTTACGTTCTTTATCTTGACCACTCAGTTTAAGAAACCTGACGTGGAGCAGATCAAACCGCCATCTTCAATTTCGGAAAAATTACTTCCTGATGCTAGTTTAATGACTATCAACGCTACTCCGGATGGAAAATTTTATTTCCAACCAGTAGAAAATGCATCAGAAAGAGTTGCTCTTTTGGATAAAATGGGACAAAAGTATGGTATTACTTTTGACAACAACCAAAAAGCTGCTTTCCAGAAAGTTCAGGCAATTGGAGTTCCAATGAACCAGCTTAAAGGTTATTTGGATATGCCTGCAGATGAGCAGAAAAATTATAAGAGTCCTACAGGAATTCCTATGGACAGTACAAATAAGCAGTTAATTGACTGGGTAAAAGAAAGTTTAAGCGTTAATCCTGACTACAAGTTAGCTATTAAAGGTGACGTTACAACTCAGTACCCTAAAGTTAAAGGCCTGTTTGAGGGTTTAAGAGATATTGATTTTCTTAAATTTTGGTTGATTACATCACAAGAAGGTAAACCTAACGAATAA
- a CDS encoding fibronectin type III domain-containing protein, protein MHVEPSRYYTFTSSVSTDYLTITNDTGTQVLASGVTPVSFVSAYNQSVRYYIHQNAQCQTTNQFVRTRKVTWVTAQACMDVTPTGVSNITPISCTLNYTTPSVAPAFGYQAYVSTSSATPGATVQTSSSSTNSMLVTNLNPDTVYHYWLRSRCDYQYGGWIYGGTFTTISSLLCNSAYYGIYPSATVTPNCTGSDDFFATDVKNGSFSNIAVVPNTQYQFKTNYGTDFITITNALGTVVLASGTTPVNWNSGSTSGVVRFYSHDNAQCGYGVSTGSSRNKYVNCITTSVTCMPPSGLSVANITSNSIRMSWAAPTSVPGSGYEIYMVTTNTAPTANSTATHTNTTTTKDITGLTAGVTYYYWIRSNCGTEKSSWASGGSFTMNQSLICNGAIYGLYPDAAFTPSCTGSAEPITSSALASQYSNVNITANQQYVFSSSVGTDFITITNSAGTSVLASGQTPLSWSSGTNTGGIRYYLHSNANCGSQNTNRTKYIQCATTANCGLPSQLSVSNITSNSCRLNWTAPATAPTNYDIYIITTNTAPTSTTTASATTTSAGVGALNGISPATTYYYWIRSNCNGAKSAWVYGGSFTTLAALTCNGATHGLYPNATFTPTCTGSPQQIVSDAYAGEYSNVNVAANTQYTFFSSNSSDYITVTNALGTTVLASGTTPLNWVSGTYSGVVRYHINTNSSCGTQNTSRIRYIQCMGIATCGAPGNLSVSNVTSDSGNLTWSAPASAPTNYEVYLSTVSSAPVNGTAGTHSTTSPAILLNTLTPSTTYFYWVRSNCNGTKSDWISGGSFVTLSAGCWKMVSTGMSHSLGIKSDGTLWAWGANDFGQLGNGTNTAKTAPVQIGTANDWQSVSAGTFHSMAIKTNGTLWGWGLNGNSRLGDGTTTDRIFPTQITSDANWQSVSAGDVNTLAIKTNGTLWAWGYNGYAQLGDGSTNNRPTPYQIGTATNWRSVDAGSVHTLATKTDGTLWAWGTSSYGQVGDGTTATRFSPLQIGTATDWQEVSAGGFHSVGLKTNGILYTWGNNLYGQLGDGTNTSKSAPNAVYDGVKSISAGSDHTVGTTSFGNMWFCGSNVYGQLGDGTTTNRNTITMTNSSNYQKAVTGFHHTLLLNTDSSISSCGLNGSGQLGNNSTTNSSSWVSIACPVSNLRVDEVMSAADHLKVFPNPVNDILNVSSDKKIISVTLFNTSGQLIFTKVINDKTTTIDASSLVSGVYILKIDSGEKNVKTVKVIKR, encoded by the coding sequence GTGCATGTTGAACCATCAAGGTATTATACTTTTACCTCGTCTGTATCCACTGATTATTTGACCATTACAAATGATACTGGCACACAAGTACTTGCTTCTGGGGTAACACCTGTAAGTTTTGTTTCAGCTTATAATCAGTCTGTTCGGTATTATATTCATCAGAATGCACAATGTCAAACGACGAATCAGTTTGTACGAACAAGGAAGGTAACTTGGGTTACGGCTCAAGCCTGTATGGATGTGACACCAACAGGTGTTTCGAATATTACACCTATATCATGCACACTTAATTATACTACGCCTTCCGTTGCACCTGCTTTTGGCTACCAAGCGTATGTGAGTACTTCATCTGCCACGCCTGGCGCAACGGTACAAACAAGTTCTTCAAGCACAAACTCAATGTTGGTTACCAATCTAAACCCAGATACGGTCTATCATTATTGGCTTCGTTCTAGATGTGATTATCAATATGGGGGCTGGATTTATGGCGGAACTTTTACAACGATTTCATCATTGCTTTGCAATAGTGCCTATTATGGGATTTATCCTTCAGCTACCGTTACACCCAACTGTACAGGAAGCGATGATTTTTTTGCTACGGATGTAAAAAATGGTAGTTTTTCCAATATAGCTGTTGTTCCAAACACTCAGTATCAGTTTAAAACGAATTATGGTACTGATTTTATTACCATTACCAACGCTTTAGGAACCGTTGTTCTGGCAAGTGGCACAACACCTGTAAATTGGAATTCGGGTTCTACTTCCGGAGTGGTTCGTTTTTATTCTCATGACAATGCACAATGTGGTTACGGTGTTTCTACAGGAAGTTCGCGTAATAAATATGTCAATTGTATTACAACCTCTGTTACCTGTATGCCTCCGTCTGGTTTGTCAGTAGCCAACATTACTTCCAATTCTATAAGAATGTCTTGGGCTGCTCCAACTAGTGTACCAGGTAGTGGTTATGAAATTTATATGGTCACTACAAATACTGCTCCGACAGCAAATAGCACCGCTACCCATACCAATACTACGACCACTAAAGACATTACTGGTTTAACAGCGGGGGTTACCTATTATTATTGGATTCGATCTAATTGTGGTACAGAAAAAAGCAGCTGGGCTTCGGGCGGCTCTTTCACAATGAATCAATCATTAATTTGTAATGGAGCTATTTATGGTTTGTATCCCGATGCCGCTTTTACGCCTTCATGTACTGGGAGTGCGGAGCCAATTACTTCTAGTGCCTTAGCAAGCCAATATTCTAATGTAAATATTACGGCCAACCAACAATATGTGTTCTCTTCTTCTGTGGGGACCGATTTTATAACGATTACCAATAGCGCAGGGACTTCAGTTTTAGCAAGTGGTCAAACACCATTAAGTTGGTCTTCAGGTACAAATACGGGTGGGATACGTTATTATTTACATAGTAATGCTAACTGTGGATCACAAAACACCAACAGAACGAAATATATTCAATGTGCAACCACTGCAAATTGTGGATTACCTTCACAATTGTCGGTTTCTAATATTACGTCAAATTCTTGCAGGTTGAACTGGACGGCACCAGCAACTGCGCCAACAAATTACGATATTTATATTATTACAACTAATACTGCACCAACAAGTACTACAACAGCTTCGGCAACAACTACATCGGCAGGTGTGGGAGCATTGAATGGAATTTCACCAGCGACAACCTATTATTATTGGATAAGATCTAATTGTAATGGAGCCAAAAGTGCCTGGGTGTATGGTGGAAGTTTTACTACACTTGCTGCTTTAACATGTAATGGTGCAACGCATGGTTTATATCCAAATGCTACTTTTACCCCAACCTGTACCGGTAGTCCGCAACAAATTGTTAGCGATGCTTATGCTGGTGAATATTCAAACGTAAATGTAGCTGCGAATACACAGTATACTTTTTTTAGTTCGAATTCCTCAGATTATATTACAGTAACCAATGCTTTAGGAACTACGGTTCTGGCATCAGGTACCACCCCTCTCAACTGGGTGTCGGGTACTTATTCAGGAGTGGTTAGATATCATATCAATACCAATTCCTCTTGTGGGACACAAAATACAAGTAGAATAAGATATATTCAATGTATGGGAATCGCAACTTGTGGAGCGCCTGGTAATTTATCAGTATCTAATGTAACCTCAGATTCTGGCAACCTTACCTGGTCTGCGCCAGCAAGTGCTCCTACCAATTATGAGGTGTATTTATCTACAGTAAGCTCAGCACCTGTAAATGGAACAGCTGGAACTCACTCAACAACCAGTCCTGCAATACTTTTAAATACATTAACCCCTTCAACTACTTATTTTTATTGGGTTCGTTCTAATTGTAATGGAACAAAAAGCGACTGGATTTCGGGAGGAAGTTTTGTAACACTTTCTGCAGGTTGTTGGAAAATGGTTTCTACAGGTATGAGTCATTCGCTTGGAATAAAATCAGACGGAACACTTTGGGCTTGGGGTGCAAATGATTTTGGTCAATTAGGTAATGGAACAAATACCGCAAAAACAGCTCCGGTACAAATTGGAACAGCAAATGACTGGCAAAGTGTAAGCGCAGGCACATTCCATAGTATGGCTATTAAAACCAATGGTACACTTTGGGGATGGGGACTTAACGGAAATAGCCGATTAGGTGACGGAACAACCACCGATCGAATTTTCCCTACTCAGATAACTTCAGATGCGAACTGGCAGAGTGTTTCTGCTGGAGATGTAAATACACTGGCTATAAAAACCAATGGAACCCTTTGGGCTTGGGGCTATAATGGGTATGCTCAACTTGGAGATGGATCAACTAACAACCGACCGACTCCTTATCAAATAGGAACAGCTACTAACTGGCGTAGTGTTGATGCAGGATCTGTACATACGCTGGCTACTAAAACTGATGGAACACTTTGGGCGTGGGGAACCAGTTCATATGGTCAGGTAGGAGATGGCACTACGGCTACTAGATTTAGCCCCTTACAAATAGGAACTGCTACTGATTGGCAAGAGGTTTCTGCCGGAGGTTTTCACTCAGTGGGATTAAAAACTAATGGAATACTTTATACTTGGGGAAACAATTTGTATGGACAGCTTGGTGATGGTACGAATACCTCTAAGTCAGCACCTAATGCAGTGTATGATGGTGTTAAAAGTATTAGTGCAGGTTCTGATCATACGGTAGGAACGACATCTTTTGGAAATATGTGGTTTTGTGGTAGTAATGTTTATGGTCAATTAGGCGATGGAACAACCACTAATAGAAATACGATTACAATGACTAATTCCAGTAATTATCAAAAGGCTGTAACTGGATTTCACCATACTTTATTATTAAATACTGATAGCTCTATTTCCAGCTGTGGGTTAAATGGATCAGGGCAGTTAGGTAATAACTCCACAACGAATAGTTCTTCATGGGTGTCTATTGCATGTCCTGTAAGTAACCTAAGGGTTGATGAAGTTATGTCTGCAGCAGATCATTTAAAAGTTTTCCCAAATCCTGTAAATGATATCTTAAATGTATCTTCTGATAAAAAGATTATCTCGGTAACACTATTCAATACGTCAGGGCAATTGATTTTTACCAAAGTGATCAATGATAAAACAACAACGATTGATGCTTCAAGCTTAGTATCGGGAGTTTATATCTTAAAAATAGATTCAGGTGAAAAAAATGTAAAAACAGTGAAAGTCATTAAAAGATAA
- a CDS encoding substrate-binding domain-containing protein: MSRNLKPEEIKTYEDRTDLKFLPSKFAADAVVFVVPKDSPKESISMEEISDGLLSDNKEFIFDGTNSSNLNFVAEKLNKEPKSLKFSIIPGNQKIIEELGKYPDKIGVIGLNTFSRPYDKTSEKLREMVKVLPVKYKGKLYNADFEGLRTMEYPFTRVLYFLINEGNFNIANGFIRFSCTHLGQKIVQKEGLQPYNVYKREVQMR; this comes from the coding sequence ATGTCCAGAAACCTGAAACCTGAGGAAATAAAAACATACGAAGACAGAACCGATTTAAAATTTCTTCCTTCCAAATTTGCTGCTGATGCAGTGGTTTTTGTGGTTCCTAAAGACTCTCCAAAAGAAAGCATTTCTATGGAGGAGATTAGCGATGGACTTCTTTCAGACAATAAAGAATTTATTTTTGACGGAACAAACTCCAGTAATTTGAACTTTGTTGCAGAAAAGCTGAATAAAGAGCCTAAAAGTCTCAAATTTTCCATTATTCCGGGGAACCAGAAGATTATTGAAGAATTAGGAAAATATCCTGATAAAATTGGGGTAATAGGGCTTAATACATTTAGCCGTCCTTATGATAAGACTTCTGAAAAACTTAGAGAAATGGTTAAAGTACTCCCGGTAAAATATAAAGGAAAGTTATATAATGCCGATTTTGAAGGACTTCGTACAATGGAGTATCCATTTACAAGAGTACTTTATTTCCTTATTAATGAAGGTAACTTTAATATTGCCAATGGCTTTATAAGATTTTCATGCACTCATTTGGGACAAAAAATTGTACAAAAAGAAGGGCTACAACCTTATAATGTATATAAAAGAGAGGTTCAAATGCGTTAA
- a CDS encoding tetratricopeptide repeat protein, producing MKDIMNMNVKKIAFGAAVVFFTGFASAQTLQDGINSIDSDKFAQAKTNFTDMIAKEPTAENYFYLGNTFLKQGEPDYAKATESFNKGLAADSKSYLNKIGLATVKLGKGDKSAVAEIQKVVSDSREKDAEVLFRAAEALTLFEKNNSPDLAIQFLNKAIEKAEKKGVPAHYYYTLGDAYRLKRAPGEAMSAYDKALPLAKNKASVYTRMATLWMAAQVWQKAKESVDKAIAVDPTYAPAYKALAGYDIRYQQNAKATQDLINYTKYADEDPYTQLEISKLYFTNEDYANSKVVLDKIFDKIEDPIKFKLRAYQSYADKNYADAKQNMDTFVAQAEKTRIQPADQGLQGLIAAGLAKDEKDAAKKAALMAESQQKVAIAKAAKDETMKWDLELANIAGGGGVSQSEADKGPTNPTIEALKKQVAANAQDSDALFKLATAYQDAKNWNGAILTWQKMSILLPDWAPAYYSQGYSYQQAGNNDAAKIAYEKFISTVKPADQEANKQTLAYAYFAVAYMSKDSDAAKAKDYVAKSLQLDPTYQDAVKLNAEINK from the coding sequence ATGAAAGATATAATGAATATGAATGTAAAGAAGATTGCTTTTGGAGCAGCCGTGGTATTTTTTACCGGTTTTGCCTCTGCACAAACATTGCAGGATGGTATCAACAGTATAGACAGTGATAAGTTTGCTCAGGCAAAAACAAATTTCACTGATATGATCGCTAAGGAGCCTACTGCTGAAAACTACTTCTATTTAGGAAATACTTTCTTAAAACAAGGAGAACCTGATTATGCGAAAGCAACGGAAAGCTTTAACAAAGGTTTGGCTGCAGACAGCAAAAGTTATCTTAATAAGATCGGTCTTGCTACCGTTAAATTAGGGAAGGGTGACAAAAGCGCTGTTGCAGAAATTCAGAAAGTAGTAAGTGATTCTAGAGAAAAAGATGCTGAAGTATTGTTTAGAGCAGCAGAAGCTTTGACTTTATTTGAAAAGAACAACTCTCCTGATCTTGCTATTCAGTTTTTGAATAAAGCTATTGAAAAAGCGGAGAAAAAAGGAGTTCCTGCACATTACTATTATACATTAGGAGATGCTTACAGATTAAAAAGAGCTCCGGGTGAGGCAATGTCTGCTTATGATAAAGCTTTACCTTTAGCTAAAAATAAAGCGTCCGTTTATACAAGAATGGCAACTTTATGGATGGCCGCTCAGGTATGGCAGAAAGCTAAGGAAAGTGTTGATAAAGCTATTGCTGTAGACCCTACTTACGCTCCTGCTTATAAAGCATTAGCCGGTTATGATATCAGATATCAGCAAAATGCAAAAGCGACACAAGATCTTATCAACTATACAAAATATGCTGATGAAGATCCATATACTCAGTTAGAGATTTCAAAACTATACTTCACAAACGAAGATTATGCGAACTCTAAAGTAGTACTTGATAAAATCTTTGATAAAATTGAAGACCCTATCAAGTTCAAACTAAGAGCTTATCAGTCTTATGCCGATAAGAATTACGCAGATGCAAAACAAAACATGGATACTTTTGTTGCTCAGGCAGAGAAAACAAGAATACAGCCTGCTGACCAAGGTTTACAGGGGCTTATTGCTGCCGGATTAGCAAAAGATGAAAAAGATGCCGCTAAAAAAGCTGCTTTAATGGCAGAATCTCAGCAGAAGGTTGCTATTGCAAAAGCTGCAAAAGATGAAACAATGAAGTGGGATCTTGAACTTGCAAACATTGCAGGGGGAGGAGGTGTTTCTCAGTCAGAAGCAGACAAAGGACCTACTAACCCTACTATTGAAGCATTGAAAAAACAAGTAGCTGCAAATGCTCAGGATTCTGATGCTTTATTCAAGCTTGCAACGGCTTATCAGGATGCTAAAAACTGGAATGGTGCAATTCTTACATGGCAAAAAATGTCAATTCTTCTTCCTGACTGGGCTCCGGCTTATTACAGCCAGGGATATTCTTACCAACAGGCAGGAAACAATGATGCAGCAAAAATTGCTTATGAGAAATTCATCAGTACAGTGAAACCTGCTGATCAGGAGGCTAACAAACAAACTCTTGCATACGCTTATTTTGCAGTAGCTTATATGAGTAAAGACTCAGATGCGGCAAAAGCAAAAGATTATGTAGCAAAATCTTTACAGTTAGATCCTACTTATCAGGATGCTGTAAAATTAAATGCAGAGATCAACAAATAA
- a CDS encoding energy transducer TonB: protein MADENVYGQNLTLDEIVFENRNKEYGAYDIRHQYPRLLTKSFIIGTALFLLAALSPFIYLTIKNLTAPPKQEVKADLVDILEEEPIIEQPKEAEPPPPPPPPKEEEKIEVIQNVVPEPVKAPKIETPPPPISKQLETTTGLNNQEGVKAPAYTPPPPPPSTGTKASTVEVKANNPNEIYKDVDQSAEYPGGMGSLRKFLGDNFDTSLMEGGEGTLKAKLKFVVEKDGTVSNVVIEEKSPNSDFNNEAARVVKKLKKWTPAKRNGESVRSYYSVPFTMNFE from the coding sequence ATGGCAGATGAAAATGTATACGGTCAGAATCTTACTTTAGACGAAATCGTATTTGAAAATAGAAACAAGGAATATGGTGCCTATGATATTAGACATCAGTATCCGAGACTTTTAACAAAGTCTTTTATCATCGGAACAGCTTTATTCCTTTTGGCAGCTTTATCTCCGTTCATCTATCTTACGATCAAGAATCTTACTGCTCCGCCTAAGCAAGAAGTGAAGGCAGATCTAGTAGACATTCTGGAAGAAGAACCGATTATAGAGCAGCCTAAAGAAGCAGAACCACCTCCACCACCTCCACCTCCAAAAGAAGAGGAGAAAATTGAGGTAATTCAGAACGTAGTTCCTGAGCCTGTAAAAGCTCCGAAAATTGAAACTCCACCACCACCGATTTCTAAGCAGTTGGAAACAACAACTGGTTTGAATAATCAGGAGGGGGTAAAAGCTCCGGCTTATACACCACCGCCACCGCCGCCATCTACAGGTACTAAAGCTAGTACTGTGGAAGTGAAAGCCAATAATCCTAACGAGATCTACAAAGATGTAGACCAGTCTGCAGAATATCCTGGAGGTATGGGCTCATTGAGAAAGTTCTTAGGAGATAACTTCGATACTTCTCTAATGGAAGGAGGTGAAGGTACACTTAAAGCTAAGCTTAAGTTCGTTGTAGAAAAAGACGGAACTGTTTCCAATGTTGTTATTGAAGAGAAATCTCCAAATAGCGACTTTAACAATGAAGCAGCTCGTGTAGTTAAGAAACTTAAAAAATGGACTCCTGCGAAAAGAAACGGGGAGAGCGTTAGATCTTACTATAGCGTACCATTTACTATGAACTTTGAATAA
- a CDS encoding ExbD/TolR family protein, whose amino-acid sequence MAEVQVQEKGGKGGKVRSKKQNTRVDMTPMVDLGFLLITFFMFTTTFSKPNVMDLGLPAKPKPDAPKPPPTEIKLSNSISILLGKDNRVFWHQQDATSLNDQTLMETTLDREGIRKVIQQAKSRAADQTKFTVIIKPTDDAVYKNFVDILDEMAITKSEQYGVTDVKPWEKAVYEKKVGGAAAPAAATK is encoded by the coding sequence ATGGCAGAAGTACAAGTACAAGAAAAAGGCGGCAAGGGAGGCAAGGTCCGTTCCAAGAAGCAGAATACCAGGGTCGATATGACTCCGATGGTGGACTTGGGTTTTCTATTGATTACCTTCTTTATGTTCACAACTACATTCAGTAAACCGAATGTGATGGACTTAGGTCTTCCGGCTAAACCAAAACCAGATGCTCCTAAACCTCCACCAACAGAAATTAAACTTTCTAACTCAATTTCTATCTTATTAGGAAAAGACAATAGAGTTTTTTGGCACCAGCAGGATGCAACTTCCTTGAATGACCAAACTTTAATGGAAACTACTCTTGATAGAGAAGGAATTAGAAAAGTAATCCAGCAGGCAAAATCTAGAGCTGCAGATCAAACGAAATTTACCGTGATCATTAAGCCAACTGACGATGCTGTATATAAGAACTTTGTTGATATTCTTGACGAAATGGCAATTACCAAAAGTGAGCAGTACGGTGTTACCGATGTGAAGCCTTGGGAGAAAGCTGTTTATGAGAAAAAAGTAGGAGGTGCTGCTGCACCAGCTGCTGCTACAAAGTAA
- a CDS encoding MotA/TolQ/ExbB proton channel family protein yields MEMNVSKNDEQVVARKAGGLNPAVIIPILFAIGICIYLFVLGSPGNFKDADKLGSGSVAFSDIEGKDIHPESFLGIIYKGGVIVPILITFMITVIVFSFERYFVLGKAAGKGNLDNFVVQVRSLLNQNKIDEAIEECDRQQGSVGNVVKEGLTTYKALSHDNTLNKEQKMVALNKAIEEATTLEMPMLEKNMMILSTLGTVATLIALLGTVIGMIKAFFALGSGGGTPDAAALSTGISEALINTALGIGTSAIAIILYNFFTSKIDGLTYKIDEISMSIQQSFAEFN; encoded by the coding sequence ATGGAAATGAATGTTTCAAAAAATGATGAGCAAGTAGTTGCTAGAAAGGCAGGAGGTTTAAATCCAGCTGTTATTATTCCTATTCTATTTGCTATAGGGATATGTATTTATTTATTCGTTCTTGGTAGCCCAGGAAACTTTAAAGATGCAGATAAACTAGGAAGTGGGTCTGTAGCTTTTTCAGACATTGAAGGAAAAGACATTCATCCAGAATCGTTTTTAGGTATTATCTACAAAGGAGGGGTTATTGTACCAATCTTGATTACTTTCATGATTACTGTAATTGTTTTCTCTTTTGAAAGATATTTCGTTCTTGGTAAAGCTGCCGGAAAAGGAAACTTAGACAACTTCGTTGTACAAGTAAGAAGCTTACTAAACCAAAACAAAATTGACGAAGCTATCGAAGAATGTGACAGACAACAAGGTTCTGTAGGTAACGTAGTAAAAGAAGGTCTTACTACTTACAAAGCACTTTCTCACGATAATACATTAAATAAAGAGCAGAAAATGGTAGCGCTTAACAAAGCTATCGAAGAAGCTACAACTCTTGAGATGCCAATGCTTGAGAAAAACATGATGATCCTTTCTACTCTAGGTACTGTTGCAACATTGATCGCACTACTTGGAACGGTAATCGGGATGATTAAGGCGTTCTTTGCATTAGGTTCAGGAGGTGGTACTCCAGATGCTGCAGCTCTATCTACAGGTATCTCTGAAGCTTTGATTAACACTGCATTAGGTATTGGTACTTCAGCTATCGCTATTATTCTTTATAACTTCTTTACTTCTAAGATTGACGGATTAACTTACAAGATCGACGAGATCTCTATGAGTATCCAGCAGTCTTTCGCTGAATTCAACTAA